Within Ovis aries strain OAR_USU_Benz2616 breed Rambouillet chromosome 11, ARS-UI_Ramb_v3.0, whole genome shotgun sequence, the genomic segment TGGGGGggatcagcaaaaaaaaaaaaaagaaagtattgtGTAATTTCATTGACTGAATGTTCTTGTATTTGGATTTAAAACTGGCATTGCACAATATGAAACTGTAAAATTCATGCCAATagcttaaatttttaatttttatgtaccTTTGATGACattgcttctcaggtggtgctagtggtaaagaacctgcctgctaatgcaggacacttaagagatgcaggttcaacccctgggttgggaagatcccctggaggaggccatgcgatccactccagtattcttgctgggaaaaccccatggacaagggagcctggcaggctacagtccatagggtcacaaagagtcagatatgattgagtgacttagcacgcctAATGACAGTAAATGGCCAAAAAATCCTACTCCAAAactgtggaggagctggaagacTTTAAGTAAATACTGAGaatgtatttgctccactcaAGATGAAGGTTGGAAGCTGGAACAagcataacaaagggttatgagcATTCCCCGAGTGCCTGAGGCTAGGAACGGATAACGAAAGATCTTACGCCCGGCCTTGAGGCGTTtgaaggcttccttctgaccacctgtttctgggagcaaggactgttgtttcatgataagactccctttagagttttgccaaagctatgttatggcttgggcggtgggaactgtattttatgcttgaatgctTTGATGTTTTATCGAGAAAGGCTACGTGCAAGTCTGCTTTATGCTCTGCTCCCTGAGACCATATATCTGCGAAAGCTGGATAATAAAATTTGTCAGTCCACGAAAGGCTGTCCCTGAGTGTCCCCTTCAGAGTGCGGCTCTCCAAGCCTTACACAAAACTATGACGTCGAGAGTATGAGtgcagaaggaaaaacaaacaaacttattttagTGCCTTTAGTGACACTTTTTCCGCTGATTTTTGAACATAGGACTCTACATCTTCATTTTGCACTGAGCCCTGCAAGTTATGCAGCTGGCCCTATACCGTGTGcttgcatgtgctcagttgcttagttatgtctgactctttgtgaccccatgaactgttgcccGCCAgtctccatgaaattttccagacaagaatactggagcgagtttccatttcctcctccagaggagctccccatccagggattgaacctacgtcttctggatctcctgcattgggaggcagatactttacccctgagccacctgggaaacccatacagTGTACCGTTGGGAAATTATCTCCCCATCAATTTCTACTATTTGCTTCATTTAGTGACCTTTGGCTCAAGATTTTATAAATATCGTTTTTGCCCCTTCTTTGAACTCCCATATAACTGTTGAgttgtttggtagaattcctgCTCTCATTAAAGCTTCTCATTAGAATCGATCACAAATTTGAGAAATATGAGAGCTGTTCTTCCTTTGCAGAGTTTAAAATTTGTTGGGAATCTCTATCATACACTTTGATCGAGAAAGATAGAAAAATGTATTCATCAACCTCATGAAATTTTAAGTTCTAGAAGAGCTGCACATGGGTTAAATCTGACCCACCATATGTTTCTGTACAGCCCATGAGCTAAGAATGGCTTTTTATGTTTAAATggttggaaaaaaatcaaaagaaggacAAATATTTTTTGACATGTCAAAATTATTGGccattcaaatttcagtgttttattgGAAGGTAGTaatgcttattttcttatttattgtttatGCTTTCTACTTCAGTGAATGAGTTGAGTAGTCATTGAAATAGAGAATTTATGGCctgcaaagcttaaaatatttactatttaggCCAAATATTTTAGAGAAGCTTGCCAACTTCTACTCTAGAAAAGAGTCATTGGCATGAGATTCTTTGCTGTAGATCTTTCGAGATTATCCTGATTATGGGGAATGGCATCCTGATAAGTATCCAGATCTCCAAATGAATTTGAGATAGGCTCATAGGTGAAACACCAGGAATGCGCCATCTAGGGGTGGAAGTTTTCAATCACAAgagaatttctaaaattttctggattgcttcagttcagtttcagttcagtcgctggcTTAGTTGTGTtcacctctttgcgacctcatggactgcagcacaccaggcctccctgtccatcaccaactcctggaatttactcaaactcatgtccattgattcggcgatgccgtccaaccatctcatcctctgatgtccccttctcccgccttcaatctttcccagcatcagggtcttttccaatgagtcatttctttgcatcaggtggccaaagtattggagtgtcagcttcagcatcagtccttccaatgcatattcaggactgatttccttccaAATTGTCTGCTCAtgtaaaaatgatttaaagattATGCCTGctgccctagtggctcagcattaagaatcgacctgcaatgcaggagacataagtttgatccctggatcaggaagacgccctggggaagaagatggcaacccactctggtagtcttgcctggaaaatcccatgggcaggggagcttggcaggttatagttcatagttcatggggtcgtaagagttggacgtgacttagtgactcaatgacaacaacaaagatTATGCCTAGtgaatgtttaatatttaaatgcCATGTGGCATTGACTATTACATAAAGCTAGGGTAAAAGGcagttaaaatatatttcataaatgtttCCCTATGAATTAGACATGGGAAAAAATAACTCTCAATTATTTATTTGTCATGAGTGAATGGACATAAGCGCACAtcaacttttttatttatttgaaaacaaacacCCAACTTCCTATAAAAGGTAACTGGGACAAtaggattatttttttattggtgaGTAACTAATCTTTAAGGTAGAAAGTGTTTTTACTATCTCCTTGATATTTAGAATAACGAAGTGTTGCAGGATCTTTCCCCAAGTGATTCTTTTCTCAAAAGTGACAACTAGAAAGGAACCCTTTGTTCTGTCTTGCCATTGGTCATTTTAGACGTCTTTTCTTCAATGGACTGAACCCTCGATGAAAGAACTTTACCACGCTGATCTATCTCTTCAACCACCGTCTTTACCAGCGTGGTTCTGGATAAATCTAGAAATAAAACATATGCAATACACATATTCAACTTAAAATATTACATGACAAAGAATTCCACTGTCATAATATATTATGTCCATTTTTATTGAGGGAGTTAAGTATTGGTTTATAATAACTGTTTGGGATAGTTGTATCCACTCAACAGAATAAGTTCAGAGCACGTTAGTTAAAATTACTCAAATATAGACAGGCTGTTGCCATAGTGTGTGATTGTcattaatgtaaaaatatttgctgaaatagAAGGAAAACTAGATTTTATTACCTTTAGATGAATTTCCTGGGCTCCCTGATTCAAAGCCCTTTGATTTAGAGCATGAGCTGTTGAAAAAAATCCAGTTTATTCTGTAATATTTGTTCATCACTtcataaatattcactgagtcaTGGGAAGAACATGAATGCAAGTAAACTTTGTAGGCCCCAAacagattttcattttctatagaggaaaatattaaaatttttagttatCTAAATCTAcatttgatttttgtttaaaGCCCAAGAATTTAAAACTCAAGGAAAAAGTATACATTTTACATATAGATCTTGGGGGGTTGTAAAGAGTACATTTATTTCAGGACAGCAGTGATGTTAGGTATGAACTGAAAGGTGCATAAAGCTTGAAACCCACAAGGATTAAAAGAATAACAAATGGAGACTTCTGCAGGGATGCCTGGGATCACCCAGGGCAGACGAAGATGCAACTGTGATGTACAAAGTATGGAAGAGGGGACAGTTGAGGCAAGAGATGGCCATGCTTTTCTGCagtgggaaggaagaggggaggctCGGAGGCATGGAAGGGAATGACTGTCTACGGTTGTGGCTTGAAATGGTAAAACTGAATTTTctgatggcatcacttactttctgtctccatcGATCAGGCGGCAGTAGGTCTCGATTTCTTTTTCCAGGTGGACCTTGATGTCCAGGAGCTGTTCATACTCCAGTTTCTGGCCCTCGGTCTCGGTCCTGACCTGGTGCAGCTGCTCCTCCAGGGCCCCGATCTGAGCCTGGATCTGGGCCAGCTGTGCACAGTAGTTGCCCTCCGTCTCCGTCAAGGAGCACTCCAGGGAGTGTTTCTGAGGACATAAAAGATGTCACAACAAGGGATGAAGGAGGGCCACTTGGAGGACACGTGGGCTAGTGTTTCTCAGCCAAGGGCAGTACTGCTCCCTAGGTGAGCTTTGGAAATCTGAGGCACTTGTCACAGTTAAACAGGAGGTGGAGAGAAAGGGGAAGTGACTGGCGTTtactgggtgggggggggggccagGCCCGATGGATGTCCTGGCATGAGATACCTGACCCATGGATTTATGATTATTCCAGCAGACATTCACATATTTAGATATTATTTCATATAACAATCAATCTTTATATGAAAACATGTTTGGGGGGTACCATAATAAGAaatcaatcttattttgaaatctttccattttattttgagaTCGTATTGAGTTGCCTGTTGTTTTTCAATCTTATTCTGCTACTGTCTCCAAAGATCTACCCCACCGCTGTTCCAATGCTTTTTGTGctgctgtttctttttctaattcattcTTGATTTTCTGTCATCAGTCAAAGGCCTTTTAATAAGCACTTGAGATTGTGCGAATGCTCTCACACGGGCGGGATTTCAAGACAAGAGATATATTTCATAACCCAGGACAGGTCATTATTTCAACTCTACTCTTGTGAATATTATACCTCCTCATTTCCACTTACATAGTCTGTAATTTGTCTTGTCATGTAATCTCTactttaattaatataattttcctctttctattATCGTATCACATCCGGGTGGTTATTACGTCTCTTGATACTAGTTATTACCCCAGTGTGCACTCCTCCTTCcactctttcattttctctgtattcttgtgTGGACCAACTCCCAATCTGATGTTTAAAATGAAACTTATCCATGAAAAGAAGGTGTAAGCCTCAGTCTGTTTCATTACAGGGTAGTTGGGCCCAAGTgtttacatattaaatatatattattttaaaacttctatttttcCTCTTGATTGCTGTTATGGCATTACActggttttaaaaatcttttgtgtaTTGCTAAATATATTATCCATTTTTAGGATTATAAAGAGGGAGTTCTAAAAGATTCATTATTAAACAGGAGTCTCAGGGAGCTAAGAAGCACTGCCTTTGATAAACAGTCTGACCAGTACATCACATGGGTGCGGCTGGGCTCTCCAGGGAAAAGAAGTGGAAGGTGAACAGGATGGTAACAGGACACTGAGGCGACAAGTGGCAGATATCAGGGAGGTGCATGCTCAGGTGTTCaaaacttgcatttccctgataaagTGTTCTCATATGATACTCCTTGTCAAGATTGTTAACACTGTCCTAAATCAGACCAGACCATAAGCATCTCTATCTCACACCTTGCTACTGTAAAGGTTGGCTTGTAAATGAGGAGACAGGTCAGGATGAACTTAAAAGTTCGTACATTACAGGAAGCCGGTGAAACATTGAGATATTATATTTAGACAACTCCCAGCGTGTTCACAGTTTGTGTTCCAAACTACAGAAGTCATCTGACCACAAAAGAATCTCAGGAATGGAAGATAGGTTCCATGCTACCCTTATTCTATTATTTGGTTATGCTGGAAGTTAAGATGGGCTTTTTTGTGGATTATTTCATGAGCCCAAACTACAGGACTACTGGCTGCACGGAATCTAGCTACTTTCTAATACTGCACGGAATCTAGCTACTTTCTAATATCATCACTTCTCTGTGACAGTGCTTAAAATTCTGCCCTGGGAACTTAGGAATTTATTTCCTTCAGCGCAGCTCCAAAACGAGAGGGAGGATCTGTGTTCGGGAGCATGGCAGCAGGATAGGTCCTCAGGTTCTAGTTGCAGGAAAGAAGGGaatggggaagagaggagggttCCAGGGGCCCAAAATGGAAGGGAGGAGGGTCTTGGGTACCAGCCAGCAGtggtgatgaaggtgaaggaggagaggggcACACTTGTTCAGATGGGGTTAGTGAGTGGTAAAGTTTCTAATCTAAATATGATACGGTAAGAAAGCCCTGGCCTTTTTTAGGGTGTCTACAAAATCAGTCCTCCTATTGTTTTgagtatcttttccttttctgcttactGCTCTCATGTGTATAAAAGTGGCTCTTTGTGTCAAGCTGGTGTCCTCAGGGGGCATGGAAACTCTGATGAGGACAGGAACCCTTAGACCACCACATGTGCCATAATTCTCAAAACCAAGCCTTTTGAATGCTGCCAGCAGACACTGGAGAAGAGAAGCCGTTTTCCTCCTGGGCTATGTCCATGGAAACATTTGAAATAATTGGCAATTAAGTGCCAGAGAGGGCTGAATGCCAAGCCTTTTGGGATGTGTCAGGTTGGGAGGTCTCCCCTGGATGCCCTGAGGCTGAAGAGGCTAACAGTCCTTATGTGAAATGTGTCCCCTTCTTTGCCTGGTGGAAAGCACAGTGTGGCCTTTAACAGGACTTCAGCAATATTAGGAGATGCTGGTGACACCAGCTCTGCTTTGCCTGACAGCCTGACAGAAGCTTGCCACTTGATTGGCAGGTGGGATCAGTGCTGCTGCTGTCTGCTCTGCATCCAGCTGAAGAAAGGACCAATTTCGGGGAGTGGGCGCTGAGCGTGGGCGGGAAGGAAACTTCAGAGACCTCAGGGAGGAAGCGGTGCCATCTGTCTCTCTGAGCGACTCGGGGTCTGTCTGTCCTCCTCTCTCCACTACGTATTTGGAGGTGAAGTTGTAACCGGGGGACTGGGAAGAATTTCAGTTAGACTTTTTAGCGTCGCTGACCTGCGCTCTCACCTACCGTCGCCAGGAGGGACTGCAGCTCTATGTCCAGGGTCTGCACCGTGCGCTTCATTTCCGTGAGCTCGCCCTGGGCGGAGGAGGCCGCGCCCGCGTCGTCAGAGATCTGCTGCTGCAGGCTGGCGCTCTGCAAGGCCGGGCGCCCGGGAGTTAGCGGGTCTGAGCTTGCcagggggtgggtgggtgcgTGGCCGGGGGGCtgagggggtgagggggtggggtggaagcaTGCAGGGTGCCGGGCGTGGGGGTAGGGTGTGGCGGGGGAGGGTAccggctgggctgggctgggcatcCCTCACCTTTTCGTTGAACCAGGCCTCAGCGTCCCTGCGGTTCTGCTCGGCCAGGTCTTCGTACTCGGCCCGCATGTTGTTCAGCAGAAGCGTGAGGTCCACGCCGGGCGCCGCGTTCATCTCCACGTTCACGTTGCCTCCCGCGGCGCACTGCAGAGCCTTCATTTCCTGCGGGGAGACGTTGACTGTGGCCTGAAGCCGGTGTGTGCTCACCTGCGCTCTTGTTCCTTTTTTAGGTGGTCTCAGTTTGTGACTTAAATTCGAGCTGTCTAAGTTAAGGCacgaatgattttttttttttttgaagttgacTTATTCGATCAGTAGTCATGCCAATCATCTATTTACTTCGTTATTTGTTAAGACAGCCACAACCCACGGCACAACATCCAGAGAggtgttttatctttttaaatgagaCGTGGGTACAAAGATCAGAGAgttcttaaattcttttttcctttattttttaaaaaacatatttttattatacttgatttacaatgttgttttagtttcaacTGTACAGCAAAACGATCcatttatatgtatatctattcattttcagattcttttccattataggtaatgttattacaagatattgaatgtagggaattccctggcggtccagtggttaggacccagcTTCCATTGCAGAAGGCATGAGTTGGATCcccctggttggaaaactaagagcTCACATACCATgaggtgcagcaaaaaaaaaaaaaaaaaaaaaaaagatattgaatatagtttcctgtgtggtacagtaggatcttgttgtttatgttatgtatagtagtttgcatcAAGCATATAATTCTTGATTAAATGTCAGTGAGAGTGCTTGTTGATGGGACTAGAGCAgtggaaaaacagataaaaatcccTGCCCTCTTGGAACTCTCACCTTAAGGACAATAGCTCTCACTTGAGCGCTTGTTATATGCCAGACATTGTTCTAAAGCAGTTTAGGGGTATTAACATCTCTAACCAGTAGGTACTATTGCCAGACTTAGTTTAGATTGGGAAATGGAGGCACAGGGAGGTTAAACTATTTGCCCAAAATACTTAGTACCTGAAACGACTGGGATTTGAACATTCCTGGATTTGAATGTGGTAGAGAAAAGTAATGTATTAATTTCCTAAGGTTAGGCTGTGACATGCAGAAGATTGAAGGTTACAGATCAACGTGTTAATCATGTATTACCTTGGGGGAGGAGATTAGAAGGGCAGAGCGGGAGACATGGAATTCTTTGTTTTGTATGCCTTGGCACTGTTTGAATTATTATAAGGAGCATGAGTTACTATTGTAATTTAGTCTTCACCCCCAAGTATTTAAAATAACTAGAGCTACATCTTCCCCTACCTCTTCATGGTTCTTCTTGAGATAGGTCATCTCTTCACTCAGGGATTCATACTGCAGTTCCTGGTCAGTCCTGCAGAGCGTCAGTTCATCCAGGACTCGCCGTAAGCCATTGATGTCAGCCTCTGTGTTTTGGTGAAGGGCGAGCTCATTTTCATACCTTGGGAAACATTCAGTGAATCTCAGCACCAAGTAGACTAGCTCAAGAGACCAAAAAGTAAAACCTGCTTTACTCAACTGCTCAACTGCTTTTAAGTGaaagttagaaatgaaatcaGGTCTCTgaatattataaatgtataaaaagaaagtCCTCCTCCACTCCTCTCACACAATTCTGTACAGAATAATCGGCATGAATATCTGGTCATGCAAATTCCAATAGCATATCCCAATTAAGTAGAAATAGGGCTTTTCAGGATTTTATTgaagttaaaagtaaaaattgtaAATTggtcaattaaaacaaatatttacatttactttGTACTTGGCACTATTTTAGGCAGGCCTAGAAATACAGTGATATTTTGGCTCAAGAATgtcataaatatgtaaaaatgtgaGTCTAGCTGATTGTAATCTTAAAACAGGCTTTGTATTGCATTTTGTTGTATCTTTGTCACATGTTACTTCCTTTAATCTCTTAGGTTATAGCTTgttctgtgcgtgtgtgctaagccacttcagttgtgtccgactttatgcaactctatggactttagcccaccagtctcctctgtcgaatcgggttctccaggcaagaacactagagtgagctgtcatgcccttctccagtcgggatcagacctgtgtctctcatgtcttctgcactggcgggcgggttctttaccactcgcgccccttgggaagcccatagcttATTCTACTTGGGgtgaaattgaaattttatataacACATTAAGTGGACTAGAACCATGTTCTAGGTGTGATTATTTTCTATATCCTACTTTAGCCGGAAATCGTCAGCAGCCAGTCTGGCGTTATCAATCTGCAGAATGACATTAGCGTTTGCCGTAGTGGAAGAGATGATCTGGAAGAAATCAGGAGGGAGAATACAACCGGTAAGTCTGCTCTAACAACCTGTTATTTCAGGAAACAAACAAGCACACAAACAAAAACCATTGCACCATCAACCTTGGTATTAAAAAATCTCACTTCCTTATGTAATaaccaaaaagttttaaaattttatttttaaaaattacaaatatggttttacttctttccatATAACTTTTAGACTGTAATACTTCTTTATCAATGAATATATCTCAAAATAAGCAATAATGGAACTAGTAACATTTAAGTTGCATAGACATTCATGAATCAAAGTGCCTGTTTTTAGCTACTAGGAAGAATTATGTTtcaaaatagataataaatatgatacaaatgataCATAACAATTTGAAGCATTTCCTGTTCTACTTCTATGTCTTTTGCTAGATCATTCTTAGTTTTAAATACTTTGAGGAGTTCCAAATTTGTGAATTCTCACCTTATTCTTAAGATCTTCGATTGTTAAGTGATACCTGCCGTAGTCATGATCAAGTCCACGGCAAGATCCAGGACCATGTTTTTCATACCAactcttgatttttctctctagTTCAGCATTTGCCTCCTCCAGAGCTCGCACATTATCCAGGTAGGATGCCAAGCGGTCATTAAGATTCTGCATGGTCACCTTCTCATTCCCAGAGAAGAGTCCCCCTTCACTTCCAGCAAAGCCAGCACAGGTACCACTTCCCGGGATACCACCAGCATGGTCCCCACCAGGAAGACTGCCCAAGCCGCCTCCCAAAGCATAGGAAAATCCACGTTCAGCACCAGAGTTACCCCAAGCATTGCTACCTGCAAAGCCTGTGCCTCCACTGGATGGTCTGAGAGATTCAGTTCCAGACCGTAGGCAAATATGCCTGGACCCACTAGAAAATCGGAGAGACATGGCAGTATGAGAAAGGGTCACCTTGTCTCTGGATAGCCGTAACTTCAGAGGAGAACAGAATATTGTGTGCTGATGGCTTCTTTGGGCTTTTATACACAGTGGGGGGTGTCTCTATTTGAGTTATAcatgccaaaaggaaaaaaaaggcatcaTTCAAATTAGCATGAAATTATGTATAATTGGGTGATTTGGGGGGCTAAATTAATGTCTACCATCCTGGGTTGTTGCTTCAGGATATTTGTTATCTTACATATAATAGGGTTCATTCTATATTAAGTTCATTATTTTAACTTATAATTTTGGGTGAGTAATCCTTTACTTTCATCTAGACCCTAAGAATATACCATTATTATTTGACACAGGttattataaagttttaaaagctaAGCTTGTGATAGGGTACCATCAGCTACAGTAGGGTCTTAATTACCAGAGAGATATATTGATATAAAGAACCATTAGCTACAGAAACACATATTTTATCCCACCACAGCAAGAAACattgtgttgttttaaaaaatatatgatccTACTAACTTATCTTGTCTTACTGTGATTACATCTATTCGTTACCTTGAACAATAACTTAAATATTGACTGATTCCTTTATTTAATAACTACTACATTTGTTAGTCAATACTAAgtgtaaaaataaagatgtgATGCTAAATAAATGCAAAGATGAAAAATGCATAGTTACAATCTTTGAGAAATGTATGGTCAGGACCAGATAGG encodes:
- the KRT28 gene encoding keratin, type I cytoskeletal 28, yielding MSLRFSSGSRHICLRSGTESLRPSSGGTGFAGSNAWGNSGAERGFSYALGGGLGSLPGGDHAGGIPGSGTCAGFAGSEGGLFSGNEKVTMQNLNDRLASYLDNVRALEEANAELERKIKSWYEKHGPGSCRGLDHDYGRYHLTIEDLKNKIISSTTANANVILQIDNARLAADDFRLKYENELALHQNTEADINGLRRVLDELTLCRTDQELQYESLSEEMTYLKKNHEEEMKALQCAAGGNVNVEMNAAPGVDLTLLLNNMRAEYEDLAEQNRRDAEAWFNEKSASLQQQISDDAGAASSAQGELTEMKRTVQTLDIELQSLLATKHSLECSLTETEGNYCAQLAQIQAQIGALEEQLHQVRTETEGQKLEYEQLLDIKVHLEKEIETYCRLIDGDRNSCSKSKGFESGSPGNSSKDLSRTTLVKTVVEEIDQRGKVLSSRVQSIEEKTSKMTNGKTEQRVPF